The Bdellovibrio sp. ZAP7 DNA segment CCTCGGGCGACTATGTCGTAGCCACTGCCAGCAGCAATTTCATTGCCACTGACAACCAACCTTTTTCAATCAGTGCATGGATATATCCAAATGCCATTGGCAACACGGGCGCGACGACTATTGATAATCGCATTGTGACAATTCATCGTGGCAGCTCAGCGGGAGCATCGATCGCATTAGGATTAGGTTTAAGTAATAAGCTTATGCTTTATAGCTATAACAATGGTGGAACAGAATTAAATCTCGCTTCCACGGCAACTCTCAGTCTATGGCAATGGAGTTTAGTTACAGCCACATTCGATGGAACTTGTGTGCAACTTTATATCAATAGCGTAGCAACCGGATCTTGCACGAATACTTATGTCAATGCGGGCGGATCCTATGGTTTAAGAATCGGTAACCACGACACGACGACTTTATTCTTCCGTGGCTATATGGATGAAGTGGGAGTTTGGTCTAAGGCCTTATCTGCGAATGAAATAAAAGAAATGTATCGCCGCTTCAACAACCGCATTCGTTACCAAGTTCGCAGCTGCTCTACGAATGATTGTTCAGACCAGGCGGCAGCTACTAATTCTGGTTGGAAAGGCCCAGATAACTCTGGCAGTACTTTCTTCTCAGAACTTTTCAATACAAGCACAAACACTGTCGGCGGAGCGATCTTAGGTACGTCTCCGACGATGACATTTGCAAACTTTGCGGGCCTGTCGGTTGCTTCGACTCGTTACTTCCAATATCGCGCGTTCTTTGACAACGAAGACACTGCGAACAACTGTACTTACAACTCTGCAGCCGCTCCATGTTCTCCAGAATTAAAAAGTATTACGGTAGGAGCGAATCGTTATGATTCCACAGCTCCGACTTATACGGCGACCGGCGCATCCGTTACTTCTGCTTACCAAGTTTTAGATGGCAGTGGATTCACTGAGACTTTAGGTGCGAATGGTTGTTCTGCCGGAGCTAAGTATGCTTTGAGTGCAGATGGATCAACGTTCTATTATTATGATGGCTCTGCATGGTCTGCTTCGTCAGATTATTCAACCGCAAGTTCGGCTGCGCAGATCAATGCTGGTTTAAGTACTTTCGCTGCAACAGCAGGTACAGGAACTTTGCGCGTAAAAGCGTTCCTAAAGTCTTCGAACACGTCTCAATGTGAGATCGATAATCTCTCTATCACCGGAAAAAAATATTAATCTAAAAAATCCCGTCTCCCCTTCTCTAAGGGAACGAGGAGATCCGACTCGGGCTCGGCGAGCCGGGGATGGATAAGCAGCGACCTCCGTGGGCGCATGGATGCGCGCACCCGCCAAAGGCGGGCCACGGTGAGCCACGACGGCGTGTCGCGGATTAGCCAGCACAGGATCGACGAGACCGAGTCGGATCTCTTCGTTACCTTTCGCGGCGTACGGATTGGCGGAGTTGGCTTTCGACGTCGCGTTTTTTGATGGATTCACGCTTGTCGTGGGTTTTTTTACCCTTAACAAGAGCGATCTCTAGTTTCGCGCGGCCGTTTTTGAAATAGATTTTCAAAGGTACACAGGAATAACCTTTTTCGGCCAAAGCTCCTGCGATTTCATCAAGCTCTTTACGATTCATCAAAAGCTTACGCAGGCGTTCTGGAACGTGGTTATTGTAGCTGGAAGCTTTGTATTCAGCGATATGCGCATTCTGCAGGAAAGCTTCGTTGCCACGGAAAGTGATATAGGAATCCTTAAGCTGCACGTCTTTCGCGCGCAGGGATTTCACTTCGCTTCCCATAAGCATAAGACCCGCCTCGAACGTTTCTACGATCGTATAATCGAAGCGTGCTTTTTTGTTTTCCTGAATAATCAGAATTTTTTCGCTCATTCTTACTCAAATCCAAACTTGTGATAAAGCTTAACGAACTGCGCGGGACTTAATTCCTCGGCGCGCGCTGTTTCAGGGAACCCCAATTCCTTGATCCACTCTATCAGTTGTTCTTGAGTTACATTTCTTTGACCCAAAATACCAGCCAAATTTTTCTTCAAAAGCTTGCGTCGCTGGGCAAAGGCCATCTTAACGAAGGTCAGGAAAGATTTATGGTTTTTAACGTCACTTGTAATGCGGGTGAAACCCAGAACGCGGCTGGCCACTTTCGGAGGAGGAGCAAAATCTCCAGGGCCGGCTTCGGAAACAATATGTATGTTCCAAAAGGTCTGTGCAATCACACTTAACAGACCATAATGATCATCGCGTGCCGGTGCTTTGATTCTTTGGGCGACTTCTTTTTGGAACATCAACACCATGTGGGCCACACCGTGATCTTCCATGGAGCGTTCGATCACGATGCTGGAAGAAATCTGATATGGCAGGTTGCTGACGAAAACCAATTTCTTGTCACTGAAAAACTGTGACCAATCCATGCGTAAAGCATCTTGTTCATGAACCGTGAGACCTTTACTGCGCCAGTAAGCCGCGATCTCGCGATCGAGCTCAATCACCTGCATCGGAACATTCATTTCCAAAAGCAGATCCGTCAAGGCACCGGGACCAGGTCCCACCTCAACCATGACTTCCGGTTGAAAGGCTTTCACCTGATCGATGATGCGATTGATGACCGTATCACTGACAAGAAAATTTTGACCAAGAGATTTTTTGGCTTCGATACCCAGTTGTTCCTGGGCTTTTTTTAAACG contains these protein-coding regions:
- the rsmA gene encoding 16S rRNA (adenine(1518)-N(6)/adenine(1519)-N(6))-dimethyltransferase RsmA, whose product is MSYARERLKKAQEQLGIEAKKSLGQNFLVSDTVINRIIDQVKAFQPEVMVEVGPGPGALTDLLLEMNVPMQVIELDREIAAYWRSKGLTVHEQDALRMDWSQFFSDKKLVFVSNLPYQISSSIVIERSMEDHGVAHMVLMFQKEVAQRIKAPARDDHYGLLSVIAQTFWNIHIVSEAGPGDFAPPPKVASRVLGFTRITSDVKNHKSFLTFVKMAFAQRRKLLKKNLAGILGQRNVTQEQLIEWIKELGFPETARAEELSPAQFVKLYHKFGFE
- the smpB gene encoding SsrA-binding protein SmpB, with protein sequence MSEKILIIQENKKARFDYTIVETFEAGLMLMGSEVKSLRAKDVQLKDSYITFRGNEAFLQNAHIAEYKASSYNNHVPERLRKLLMNRKELDEIAGALAEKGYSCVPLKIYFKNGRAKLEIALVKGKKTHDKRESIKKRDVESQLRQSVRRER